In Crinalium epipsammum PCC 9333, the following are encoded in one genomic region:
- a CDS encoding DUF5131 family protein: MAKTNIEWVMDDDGTQGKTWNPTSGCTKVSAGCKKCYAEAIAKRFWGERKFSDVQFHEDRLDAPLKWKKSTKVFVDSMSDLFHKDITDEQIDQVFAVMAMAHWHKFQVLTKRPERMMQYSRTAKQRIRMATVDLGRKFNRDIGLFESCEWDYPLPNVWLGISVENQQVANERIPLLRHTLATIKFLSCEPLLEKVSIFDLDEEISELTQKYRSKSQKMVAPADFINWVIVGGESGTDARSCEVNWIEDIVEQCKQYQVPVFVKQLGSNSQVPNLIGTSKQKLKSKKGGDINEFPENLRIRESPKN; the protein is encoded by the coding sequence ATGGCAAAAACAAATATAGAATGGGTGATGGATGATGATGGGACTCAAGGAAAAACTTGGAATCCAACAAGTGGATGTACAAAAGTTAGTGCCGGATGCAAAAAATGCTATGCCGAAGCGATAGCTAAAAGATTCTGGGGAGAGCGAAAGTTCTCTGATGTACAGTTCCACGAAGACAGATTAGATGCACCGCTTAAATGGAAAAAATCGACCAAAGTTTTTGTTGATTCAATGTCGGATCTTTTTCATAAGGATATAACCGATGAACAGATTGACCAAGTGTTTGCGGTAATGGCTATGGCACACTGGCATAAATTTCAGGTGTTGACAAAAAGACCTGAACGGATGATGCAATATTCACGTACTGCCAAGCAGAGAATCAGGATGGCAACAGTTGACTTGGGCAGAAAGTTTAACCGAGATATTGGACTATTTGAAAGTTGTGAATGGGATTATCCATTACCTAATGTCTGGTTAGGTATCAGTGTTGAAAATCAACAAGTTGCGAATGAGAGAATCCCATTATTACGCCATACTTTAGCCACTATAAAGTTTCTTAGCTGCGAACCATTGTTAGAAAAGGTATCAATATTCGATCTTGACGAGGAAATTTCTGAATTAACACAAAAATATCGTTCTAAATCTCAAAAAATGGTGGCTCCAGCAGACTTTATAAACTGGGTGATCGTTGGCGGTGAGTCTGGAACAGATGCTCGATCGTGCGAGGTTAATTGGATTGAAGACATAGTTGAGCAATGCAAACAATATCAAGTGCCAGTATTTGTTAAGCAACTAGGAAGCAACTCTCAAGTTCCCAACTTAATAGGAACATCAAAACAAAAACTTAAAAGCAAAAAAGGCGGTGATATCAACGAATTCCCAGAAAACCTGAGAATTAGAGAATCTCCTAAAAACTAA